CTGGCTACCAAGTACAAGCTATCACTTGAGCCCTCTCCTTGCGAAGCTTTGGATAACAAGCCTGTCCAACTCCCTCTCTTCATAGATCAGCGTCCGATGCATGTGCTAACTCCTTGTGGGCCGCTTTCTTCGTACTTTGGCTACGCCGATGTGTCGTTCCATGCAACAAAGGTGACTACATTGACCCAGGGTTATTCTACATTGTAGCGCGGATGGCTACAAAGACAGGGGTGGCCTTATGCCCTGCAATGATTGCCACGCTGTGTAGCGGGTTTGCGAAGCATACAAAGAAGGTTTCCAAAATTCATGAACACTCGACCCCCTACCCTGGTCATTACTTTTACGCCTGGTATGTTATGCACTTCCATGTGTTCCATTCTCTGAAAAGCGAATCAAAGCCCGAGCACGCGCATCTGGCGCGGTTGGAAAGCCAGGGCTTTCACAACTGCTCTCTTCAAGAGGCTCGAGAGAGATTACGTCAGAAAGACATGATGACCCGGTTCGTCCCCCTTTCGCTACTGACATGGTGCTTTTTCTAAAGGATGATGGTCCTAGAGGACGCTCTTCCCTGTCCAACTCCGACATAATCTGGCTTCGCTTCATTCGGCCTAAAACATTCGTCTTTCGTCAATCTAATTCGGTCGAGCTGCAGCCTTATTTACCCAGCCGCTTTGCAATTCAACTTGGCTATTGTCAGAGTAAGGTTGGTAACCCAAATACTGACTTAGCCCGAAGCGGTAATACGGTTGATGCTGCGAGGGCATGGTTCGATTACACGGATGTTGATACAGGCTCTTCCTTCTCTGGCCCCGTCTTGGGCAAAGCAGTACACTGGTCCCATGAGCACGTCAGATGCTGGAGTCAGTCGATGGTGTCAACCAGCCTTCCACGCGCCAGCCCGTATGTTTTGGTCTTTCGGTAGATAGAAGCCTGCCTTGGACCAGCGAGATGCTTCCCGATGAGGAGAAGCATGAAGAAGACTAAGACGCAACTCTTTACCTCAGCTCACTAATCTTGTTCTGATCAAGGACTTTCAACCGCTTATTCGCTCTGCACACGAACGAGACTAAATGGGGCGCTACACCGGTCACCAGGGCATCAGTTGTCCAAGCTCTCACGCTTATGGAATGTCCTGGCCATACTGCTCTATGGGGAAGGCCACAACGCAGGGACGCGGCAAGATCGCAACTACCCGGCTACACTCACTCCTATCGGGTCACTATCCTATGGCTGGAAACACAATAGGAAACGACCTCCGTCATCACATGCATTGAGCAGGGTAGGGATCAGCAACACAGACCAAAGGCACCGCGCCTCGGCATGACTCTCACAGCACCGGCTGCTTACAGGCAAGGAGCCAGAACAGGAAGACAATGAACAACCACTCGCTGTACACGGCTGAAATACCACTAGATCAAAGAGGAACAGGTGCTGTAGTGTAGGCAAAGCAAAGAACAAACAGAGTAGGAGATAGGGCTGCCAGAAAGGGGTCCATAAATGATGGACTGTGGATAGGGGGAAAGCGGAGGGGAGATCGACCGCCAGCAGCAGCAACCGTTGTTTAGCACGACACAGCAGGAAACTGAATAGGCACGGAAGGACGCATGCAGATAGACAGGCAGAAACAGAATAGCAAACCGCCATTACGGTAGCACGCTTGGTGTGAGCAGGCTAGGCTATAAGGGAAAGGGCAGACATGCGCCAAAGGCAGAGCCATACAAGGAGCACGCCCACTGAAGAGAGCACGCCACAAAGCAGAGCACAGAGCGCACGACCAGCGAGCCAGCACCATAAGCAAAATTCGCTCCATGCGAATTCCCCATACGATACGTATCCTCACTCACAGACTGTAATCCAAGCTGCACTTCGAGTTAGAGAGAGAAAGCCTTCCCTAAGGTGATAGGGATAAAGCGCTCTACGGACCGCTCATGGACGAAGCGATGAAGGATTCCACTGGACAATTAGAAATCCTATGTGTTAAGCATTGATTGCAACATCGGTTTAGACGGATCCAACACGTAATCGACTCGAGGAGAAATGGTCCCTTCGGATCTATTCTATCGAAGAGATCTTTCCCTATGTCAATTGTCGATTTCGGTCGGGAGACTACTCTAGAAAGATTGATTCCAAAACCACAACTGTACACCACCAAAGGGACCACGAAAGCAAATATGAGCCCCGAGACTAGGATCCAGCCTTCTTCCGAGAGGAAAGAGCGGCTCAAGAAGTGGAACTACTAAGACCCGCGAGGGTCATCCTTTCTTGAATCGTAGCTCTCTCACTTAACCTGACCTGCCTACCACTTAGAGGTTCATTTTCCAGCAAGTACCAAAAGACCAATGTTTTTCCGGTCTCAACCAATAAGGAGCTTCTTAAGAGGCGGAGGGAACTGCCCAAGGCTATAAGGTTAGGAAGGAGAGGAGGGCGTAGCTTTAAAAGTGAAGGAGTTGTCCCTCAGAGATGAAGGAGCTGTTCGTTCGCCCAGGGCCCGAAGTACTGTGCTATCCCCCCGCCTAAGGTTTTAGAGGTTGCTGAGTGGAGCACTTCCGGGGAACGGGCCGTGGGCGGGTAGAAAGAAGAGAAGGAACCCGACTTCCCTCGATAGATAAGGGAGGGACTGTTCATGTCGCTATTAGGTAAATCGATTCAGAGGTTGATTCCGGCCCTCAAAACGCACGAGAATTGTTTTAGGGTGAATCACCTGTGAGGTACGAAAAACGGACGTTTTTATGGGCAGACTTTGAATCCCGTCGGACAAGGACTAGATCACACCGAGCGCTCTTGGTCAATCCTCCGAATGAACAAGCAGACCAAGGAAAGTGCTCGCTTATAGTCACACCTGTCTTTTGCCCCTGCTCAAGCGTCCCAGCCTTTACCTTAGGGGGAGGTTTGACTACTCAGAAGAGTTAGACTTGGCTTATGCAGGCGGACATGTGTATGGAGATGCTAATGTGTATGGGAGTGCCGATAGAGATGGGTGGGTGGGAGTGTTTATAGAGATTCTAAGACGTGTATCTATCCGTACGAAGACGCCGATCCCAGGGATGCGTCTGCCTTTGCAAGTGCAGGTGTGGATGAAACGACCCGTGGAAAAAGAGAAAAGGGATCTGCTGTTTCGACGCCGCTGTGGATGCGGGATTGGAAAGGCTTTTTGTGGTGGCCTCTAATGCAAAAAAGAAGGAATGCAGATGGGGCCTCAGATTTTGAAGCCCTTGACGGTACGTTCGGGTGGGGCTGCTTTTGGTTCGGAGAATGCTTGCCTGTTTCGGCTTTACGCCTTTTTCCCATGCATGGAAGGTGGAGGGTCGCAGACCGCTCGACGAGTGGAAAGAAAAGAGGTCGGCCACTAAGGTTGTTGCTATTCGAGGATTCCGGCTGAAGAGAGCACATGCCCAGTTTTTATAATCACCTGACCGGTGTGTATAATTAATTCATAACCAGACTCGCAACTGATTTGTAGCAGGCTAAGAAAAAGAAGAAGAGTAGGGATTTTACAGACCAAAGAATGGAATAGGCGAGAGCCTCGTCTCAGGCCGGGTGTGGCCAGTCAGCTCTGATACCATACTTGGGTTGTGAAACCCCCTGCTTTAAGGTTTTCGAGAGGAAAGGAAAAAAAAGTGATATGAGCAGCAGGAAAAAAAAAGTATTTTAGTACCGACCTTATGGTTATTATTCTTTGATGGTTCACACACGAGCCGTGGTTCTGGAGTCGGCATAGCTCTTTATTTACCCATGGGGCCATGAGTTTTCTAGTTAGACTTCCCGACCAACATAGCCGAATATTAAGTGGTTTGAAGATGGGCTTTCGAGATGGATATTCCTATGGAGAAGATTTCAAAAACAAGGGATGAGAAAGAACAGCCTGGAAAGCTAATTGTGGACAACTTTTTGAAGTGCTTCAACCACATACATACTCATATCTAGGATGGGTAATAAGCAAGCGGATGTAATGGTAGCCAAGACATCCATGTTGTCTTTCACTGATGATAATCCCCTTTGCATTATAGGTGTAAGGCAAATTCCAATGCCTGCACATCACTGTTTTGTTATAAGCCTTTCACTCTCCCAGCCTGTGCCAACATGCCTAAACTTTTGTTCTAAAACAAAAAAGACTATGCCCCGCGAAGGGGATTTGTTGTTCTAGGAAATGTGTTGTACCGTAGATCCTTCGACAGAACCAACCGACGATGTGACGACACGGCTCAACAAACCATTCATGAAACTCATGCAGGAGCATGCGGTGGTCACATTAATGGACATGCGCTAGCTAAGATAACTTCTTAGGTTAGGGTACTATTGGCTGGCTTACTATGGGGAAGGAGAGAAGGACAGCATAGAGTTTGTGCGTAGGTGTAAGGAGTGTCAGACTCATGGGGATTTCATCCATGCCTCTTCAACGTCTTTCTTTCACACCCGCTTTCGACCGTCCAATTCTTCCTCTAGTCATGGTCACCATTTTGTTATCACCGCTACAGACTACTTCACCAAGTGGGTTGAAGCAATACCAATGGCCTTAACCGATTGGAAAGGCGTGGCATGCTTCATCTACACTCATCTTCTTTATTGAATCGGTCTTCCTAAGTCTATAGTCTTAGATAACGGTACCCGAACCGGGGGAATATATGCAACCGGAGTTTAGGATTACTAAAAATTTGAGCACCCCTCCGGTCAATCAAGCTGAGGCCACAAACAAGACCACGCTTAGTATCCTAAGCAAGACTGCTAAGGAGAAAAATGAGGATTGACATTTGAAACCTTAAATACAAGAAAAAACACTCTTTTTACTATGGTTATGTCGAAAGAAGAGAGCTGACCCTAAACAGAGAGAGGAGAACGCAGAGCTTGAAGAAAGAGAGCAGATCACAGAGCTAGCTTTAGCCGAGAACCTATATCTATACTATAGCCCGCAAACCGAAGTTTCGCACCCCACACGGTTGTTCATCAGAGGAACTTTTCGCGAGCTCCCTGGGCAGACATTGCATAAAATCTATCTGGTTGACTGAAGCAGGGATACCCCTTACGGTTCATTACCTCGCCCTCTCTAGTTGAGATTTCCCTTCGGAAGGGGGTCTAGACCAATGTGCCGGTGCTCGTTATCCGGCTTTCGTGTGTCGATCTTTCTGAATCGGTTTCTTGATTTGGTTAGTGTGTTGAGTGATGAAATCCTGTTTCTAATTGAGTTGTTGGTGGCGTGTGAGCCGATCCAGCCCTTGATCCAACAATTGTGAGTGCATTATAGGACCTTTCAGCCTAAAGAAGGGCGGTGGGAGGGGAAGGAAAGGAAGTCCTCCTTACACTTGGTGAGCAAGACCAGTTTTCTTGTTCAAAAAGAATGGATGGCTTGCGAGAAGGACGAACGAGTGGGTCCGCCCGGTCCTTAAGGCAAGGATAAGAGGCGCGAATCAATGTATTGGATGAAATACGGTTCGAAAATAAAAACATCAAAAAAATGGTGTTAGTGATCAGTCGGATGCGGGTAGGAGCAATCTCAACAGACGGAATAGTATAGTATACAAAAGAGGAACATCATGTATAGTTCTAGCCTCCATCTCGTGCGTGCAATCATAAAAAAAACACTTTCCACGGAAGCACACTGGTCAAAAATAACGTTTTAGAAAAAAAAAGACCGGTCGGATCTGAGGCCGGTTGAAAACCAGAAGCAAGTCCCATCTAATTTTGCATTTCATTTTGTTAGTTATGGAAGGAAAGAGGGGAGTTGGCTCAGCGTTTTCGGAAAAAAAGAAAGTATGAACTTCAGACAGCTCATTCTGATTGTTACTCGAATTCTAACAACACTACTTCGGCTTTCTTTATTTTGATATTGGGGTCTGCCACAGGAAGATTTAAATTGGATGGACGAACCTTCGACTTCCTTTCATCATCCTAGAAGGAATCCAATTCGACGATCTTAACTATCATCCTTTAGAAGGAGTACAGGAAGACCCACTCACGCCATCTGAGATAAATCGAGCAAATCAACTTGACCAACTGCGGAAGGATATCCTCAAACAAGTGAGGAATCTTTATCGCGCGCATGAACTGCCTCCGGTTAAGGACGAGAGGGAATATTCCATTATGGTTGATTTCTTCCTCTCCGACATCGATCATCCGACCCCTGAAATCTATCTCTCTATAAAAAGAGAGTTAGAACTTTCTGGAACAAACAGCGAAAGGTGGACAAATTTTTATAAAGACTGGACTAGCAAAGAATGGAAGCCGAAGGACTAAAGAATAAAAAGAATGAATTTCTTTTTTTTAGTAAAGCGGATTTCTCCCGTAACTCTATCATCGTCTTTCTTTGTTAAAGTATGGAATTCTCTCCCAGAGCTGCGGAACTCACGACTCTATTAGAAAGTAGAATGACCAACTTTTACACGAATTTTCAAGTGGATGAGATCGGTCGAGTGGTCTCAGTTGGAGATGGGATTGCACGTGTTTATGGATTGAACGAGATTCAAGCTGGAGAAATGGTGGAATTTGCCAGCGGTGTGAAAGGAATAGCCTTGAATCTTGAGAATGAGAATGTAGGTATTGTTGTCTTTGGTAGTGATACCGCTATTAAAGAAGGAGATCTTGTCAAGCGCACTGGATCTATTGTGGATGTTCCTGCGGGAAAGGCCATGTTAGGCCGTGTGGTCGACGCCTTGGGAGTACCTATTGATGGAAGAGGGGCTCTAAGCGATCACGAACGAAGACGTGTCGAAGTGAAAGCCCCAGGGATTATTGAACGTAAATCTGTGCACGAACCCATGCAAACAGGGTTAAAAGCAGTGGATAGCCTGGTTCCTATAGGCCGTGGTCAACGAGAACTTATAATCGGGGACAGACAAACTGGAAAAACTGCTATAGCTATCGATACTATATTAAACCAAAAGCAAATGAACTCAAGGGGCACCTCTGAAAGTGAGACATTGTATTGTGTCTATGTAGCGATTGGACAGAAACGCTCGACTGTGGCACAATTAGTTCAAATTCTTCCAGAAGCGAATGCTTTGGAATATTCCATTCTTGTAGCAGCCACCGCTTCGGATCCTGCTCCTCTGCAATTTCTGGCCCCATATTCTGGGTGTGCCATGGGGGAATATTTCCGCGATAATGGAATGCACGCATTAATAATATATGATGATCTTAGTAAACAGGCGGTGGCATATCGACAAATGTCATTATTGTTACGCCGACCACCAGGCCGTGAGGCTTTCCCAGGGGATGTTTTCTATTTACATTCCCGTCTCTTAGAAAGAGCCGCTAAACGATCGGACCAGACAGGTGCAGGTAGCTCGACTGCGTTACCCGTCATTGAAACACAAGCTGGAGACGTATCGGCCTATATCCCCACCAATGTGATCCCCATTACAGATGGACAAATCTGTTCGGAAACAGAGCTCTTTTATCGCGGAATTAGACCAGCTATTAACGTTGGCTTATCTGTCAGTCGCGTCGGGTCTGCCGCTCAGTTGAGAGCTATGAAACAAGTCCGCGGTAGTTCAAAACTGGAATTGGCACAATATCGCGAAGTGGCCGCCTTCGCTCAATTTGGGTCAGACCTTGATGCTGCGACTCAGGCATTACCCAATAGAGGTGCAAGGCTTACAGAAGTGCCCAAACAACCACAATATTCACCACTTCCAATTGAAAAACAAATTGTAGTGATTTATGCAGCTGTCAAGGGATTCTGTGATCGAATGCCACTAGACAGAATTTCTCAATATGAGAGAGCCATTCCAAGTAGTATAGATCCCGAATTACTCAAATCCTTCTTAGAAAAAGGTGGCTTAACTAACGAAAGAAAGATGGAACCAGATGCTTCTTTAAAAGAAAGCGCTTTGCCTTACCTATAATGCCAAAAGCAAGGAAGAATGGAATTGACAACACAACAAAAAACGTGATGAGCGTAGCGTACTTCTTATAGGTACGCTATGGCGCGCTACGGCTTTTTGGCCAATGCGGCTTTCTCATTCTTGTACTAGACCAACCTCTCGATATGCCCGAGAAAAAAGGAAGGTGGGGAAGAGGAATCGACGAAGAATCCAGGAAAGAGCAGCGAAGGAACGTGACGAGCAAATTATCGTCTCGAGATGTTAGAAGGTGCAAAATCAATAGGTGCCGGAGCTGCTACAATTGCTTCAGCCGGAGCTGCTGTCGGTATTGGAAACGTCCTCAGTTCCTCGATTCATTCCGTGGCGCGAAATCCATCATTGGCTAAACAATCATTTGGTTATGCCATTTTGGGCTTTGCTCTCACCGAAGCTATTGCATCGTTTGCCCCAATGATGGCGTCTCTGATCTCATTCGTATTCCGATCGCAAAAAGGAAGAAAAACCAAGTAAAACATGATCTACTCAAAGAAATTGGAGAATGTTGTTACATTTCAAAAAATATTTATATATATATATTTATTTATTTTTATTTATATTTTTATATTATAAATATAGTTATATATATATATAACTATATTTATAATCAATTTATGAAAGAAAAAAAAACTCGATCTCAGTGTCCACCTGAGTGTCAACACTTCTTAGTTTAAGGCGGGACTCCCCTTTTTGGAGCGGAGATTCCACATGCAATGTCGGTGACCTGGAGAATAGGGTTAGGCACTGGGTAGACATGAGATCAGACTAGCCAGCAAAGGTACCATCCGAAGGCCACGACGACAGCCACGCTTTAGATAGAAGGTCGTCAGGTATGGCTTCGGAGGTACACTAGAAGGCAAGTAGCAAGAGCCCCGAGAAAGCGAGAATTTCCTAGGACTAACGGTAACTAAGCGCAGTATAAGACGGAACAACGTATGAGCGTAAGCTATAGGAGGGCAGCAAAGGCAAGTCAGCGGCTGAAAAGGTCAACCAATAGACCAAGCGCCAGAGTGAGGGACAGCTAGCCAGATAACACGAAAGGAAGAAAATAAGCTCTGTTCAAAATGATCAATAAAAATGATCGGGAGTAATGATCGAATGCCGAGTAGAGTTTATAAAGTGGAGTGATCATTGCTTGGAGACCCGATGGATGGGAGTCTCCCCCATAGGAGCGAACTCATTCCCACATTCGTTAGCCGCAAAGCGCAAAACGGTCCCGGTTGGTCACTTTGGAAGGTATCTCAGGTGATCTTTGACCCCTGGCTGACCGCGTACATCAATGTCTCCCCACTAATTAGGCGGACGACAGGACTAGTGTCGCACAACGCCAATACCCTATAGAATGCATAGCCAAAAAAGTAGACTATATGTACCGATGAAAGTCAGAAAGGTTATAAGCCCGACTGGGGCAAAGCAAGGGTTGTAGGCAATGCGACATCAGTTGGCATATAACAAAGGATCAGTAAAAGCCAATGACGGAGCTTACAAGTTATTTATACCTACCGTCTTTCGCTTCTTCTTGAAGCCTATTTCGAGACCATTCGACTCTAAGGAGTTAGATGAGGGAAGACAAGAACAATCTCGCTCAACAGAATGCGAGTATCCAGAACCTGAAAAGGCCACACTGGTAGTTGTAGAGCTCAGGATGTCAGCTGGGACTTTCCCTTCCTGTCTAAAAACAGCGAGAATCAAGCCATGAATGTTCTATGGTCATACTATGATGAAAGAAGATACTATTTGTTGTGGAATGAAGTCATGGTGAATGAATGAGAGAGCTTGAAAAAAGCATTAACGTCCCTAAGCTTATGAATGAATGTGAAGCTGCTTCTTCAGATATATTATGACGTGTGCCGCTGTGATCGTGGTGTAGGAGGTTTTTATCCCACTTTGTGAAAGAATCGATAGCTACTAAGATGTATTTATGTCCAATTGGCTGCCTTCGGGTTAACCTTCCTATGATATCTAGGCAATATACTGCAAAGGGCCATGGTGTGGTTTGGTTATGAAGCTCCGTCGGCGACGCGTAGATCAAATTCGCATGCACTAGGCATTTGTGGCATCTCTGAAGAAAATGGATGCAATCCCTCTCCATCGTAAAAGAGTAATATCCTAGGCGAAGTCTTTTTTTGGCAAGCCTGTGCCCATTCATGTGTGGACCACAGACTCCTTCATGCACCTGGATTATCATCTCTTTGGCCTCCCTTTCATCTAGACATTTCAACAGAATGTTGTTGGTTTACTTTTTTATACAACCTATCCCCACAGATTACGGACTACATGGCTAGTTTCTGAATGGTCTGCCGATCTCTCGGTC
This sequence is a window from Phoenix dactylifera mitochondrion, complete genome. Protein-coding genes within it:
- the atp9 gene encoding ATP synthase F0 subunit 9 gives rise to the protein MLEGAKSIGAGAATIASAGAAVGIGNVLSSSIHSVARNPSLAKQSFGYAILGFALTEAIASFAPMMASLISFVFRSQKGRKTK
- the atp1 gene encoding ATP synthase F0 subunit 1; translated protein: MEFSPRAAELTTLLESRMTNFYTNFQVDEIGRVVSVGDGIARVYGLNEIQAGEMVEFASGVKGIALNLENENVGIVVFGSDTAIKEGDLVKRTGSIVDVPAGKAMLGRVVDALGVPIDGRGALSDHERRRVEVKAPGIIERKSVHEPMQTGLKAVDSLVPIGRGQRELIIGDRQTGKTAIAIDTILNQKQMNSRGTSESETLYCVYVAIGQKRSTVAQLVQILPEANALEYSILVAATASDPAPLQFLAPYSGCAMGEYFRDNGMHALIIYDDLSKQAVAYRQMSLLLRRPPGREAFPGDVFYLHSRLLERAAKRSDQTGAGSSTALPVIETQAGDVSAYIPTNVIPITDGQICSETELFYRGIRPAINVGLSVSRVGSAAQLRAMKQVRGSSKLELAQYREVAAFAQFGSDLDAATQALPNRGARLTEVPKQPQYSPLPIEKQIVVIYAAVKGFCDRMPLDRISQYERAIPSSIDPELLKSFLEKGGLTNERKMEPDASLKESALPYL